A region from the Lolium perenne isolate Kyuss_39 chromosome 4, Kyuss_2.0, whole genome shotgun sequence genome encodes:
- the LOC127326159 gene encoding F-box protein At5g07610-like — protein MATDSDDISTQPNPAEKLTRDSLVQIMSRVPYKSLCRFKCVCRRWRSIISHPDHRKALAQYHLQALAGFFCRTHDHNFRLVHNFATVSVGGRPIINPSRPFLPNCGMFNIADSCNGLLLCRCFATTDSLAFTYVVCNPATEKWVVLPGWFKKIPTARLGFDPAVSSHFHVFQFVEHGVPNSDGLMDAPDVRGDGHVQGVGIYSSKTGVWSHKDNGLELVPRIVSDSKSVFVNGFLHLLAMEFLVLAVDVEGTTWRVIPLPHDDYEDALFINTNAGFIDLSQGCLYFANSDDYEECKLSIWVLEDYNSEVWVLKHNVRYWNLFGVNVYLGQYYHIVAIHPERSTIFLVYGHGKVLMSYEMDSGKVQFIHDLGHVTDGPYIPYVPLYSESLADGY, from the coding sequence ATGGCGACCGACTCCGATGACATCAGTACACAGCCGAATCCAGcagagaagctcacccgagactcCCTCGTCCAGATCATGTCCCGCGTGCCGTACAAGTCGCTGTGCCGCTTCAAGTGCGTGTGCAGGCGCTGGCGCAGCATCATCTCCCACCCCGACCACCGCAAGGCGCTGGCGCAGTACCATCTACAAGCCCTCGCCGGCTTCTTCTGCAGGACCCATGACCACAACTTTAGATTGGTTCACAATTTCGCCACTGTCTCAGTGGGAGGCAGGCCTATTATCAACCCTTCCCGCCCCTTCCTGCCTAACTGTGGGATGTTTAACATCGCGGACAGTTGCAATGGCCTCCTTCTCTGCCGCTGCTTCGCCACTACTGATTCGCTGGCATTTACTTACGTCGTGTGCAATCCTGCCACTGAGAAATGGGTCGTCTTGCCCGGCTGGTTCAAAAAGATACCAACAGCTCGCTTGGGGTTTGACCCTGCTGTCTCCTCACACTTCCATGTGTTTCAGTTTGTGGAGCACGGTGTTCCTAATTCGGATGGGCTTATGGATGCTCCTGATGTCCGTGGCGATGGACACGTCCAAGGGGTTGGGATCTACTCCTCCAAAACTGGGGTCTGGAGTCACAAGGACAACGGTTTGGAATTGGTACCTAGGATAGTTAGTGATTCTAAAAGTGTCTTCGTTAATGGTTTTCTGCATTTGCTTGCCATGGAGTTTTTGGTGCTGGCAGTGGATGTGGAGGGAACCACTTGGAGGGTGATTCCTCTGCCACACGATGACTATGAGGATGCTCTTTTCATAAATACTAATGCCGGATTCATTGATCTGTCACAGGGGTGTTTGTATTTTGCAAATAGTGATGACTATGAGGAATGTAAACTGTCAATCTGGGTTCTTGAAGACTACAACAGTGAAGTATGGGTCCTGAAGCACAATGTTAGGTATTGGAATCTATTTGGCGTGAATGTCTATCTGGGACAATACTATCATATTGTCGCGATCCATCCAGAACGAAGCACGATTTTCCTAGTTTATGGGCACGGCAAAGTACTGATGTCTTATGAGATGGACAGCGGGAAAGTGCAGTTTATCCATGATCTTGGTCATGTTACCGATGGACCTTATATTCCATATGTTCCCTTGTACTCCGAGTCATTGGCAGATGGGTACTGA
- the LOC127326189 gene encoding uncharacterized mitochondrial protein AtMg00810-like, with the protein MDFGLSLHASTATDIVAYSDADWAGCPDTRRSTSGYCVYFGPSLISWSSKRQPTVSRSSAEAEYRAVANAVAEVSWLRQLLVELSCPVAKATVVYCDNVSAVYLSANTVHHRCTKHIELDIHFVRE; encoded by the coding sequence ATGGacttcggcctctccctccacgccTCCACCGCCACGGACATCGTCGCCTACTCGGATGCCGATTGGGCAGGTTGCCCCGACACGCGTCGCTCCACGTCTGGCTACTGCGTCTACTTCGGACCTTCGCTCATCTCCTGGTCGTCTAAGCGACAACCCACGGTCTCTCGCTCCAGCGCCGAAGCGGAGTACCGGGCTGTTGCTAACGCGGTTGCCGAGGTCTCTTGGCTGCGGCAACTCCTCGTTGAGCTCTCATGTCCTGTTGCCAAAGCCACCGTGGTCTATTGCGACAATGTCTCCgccgtctacctctccgccaacaCGGTCCACCATCGCTGCACCAAGCATATTGAGCTGGACATTCACTTTGTTCGGGAATAG
- the LOC127326161 gene encoding F-box protein At5g07610-like, with amino-acid sequence MEEKSPKKLQTDPPASLTDDLIVEILSRLPVRLVHRCRCVSKTWRDLISHPDHRKKLPQTLAGFFYGSYHSGHVPRISRHFADVSAAGPHLPVDASLPFLPKYSNVDQLDTCNGLVLCRCYKTPSENEFDYIVCNPVTQRWLELPPHPTPDEPDCISIVRLAFNPAVSSHFHVFQFEETDKEMHITGVNIYSSQRGAWNHRDSVWDARTVLPFTTRSVFLNGMLHLITAEPALVTVDTEGKSWGTIHMPHSLYFGFIGLSRGFLHYVTMTPDSKISILCLEDYDSKEWVLKLTVRTEELFGGTEQADSMIAIHPYGDIIFLSSRDTGTLASYDIRRQEFHRICNLEEGFTGPYLPYVPLFTKSVVDVD; translated from the coding sequence ATGGAGGAGAAGAGCCCCAAGAAGTTGCAGACCGACCCTCCTGCCAGCCTCACCGACGACCTTATCGTGGAGATCCTCTCCCGCCTCCCGGTCAGGCTCGTCCACCGCTGCAGGTGCGTCTCCAAGACCTGGCGCGACCTCATCTCCCACCCGGACCATCGCAAGAAGCTGCCCCAGACCCTCGCGGGCTTCTTCTACGGGAGCTACCACAGCGGCCACGTCCCCCGGATCTCTCGCCATTTCGCCGATGTCTCCGCCGCCGGCCCACATCTACCCGTCGACGCCTCCCTACCTTTCCTGCCCAAGTACAGCAACGTCGACCAGTTGGACACCTGCAATGGCCTCGTACTCTGCCGATGCTACAAGACACCTTCAGAGAACGAATTCGATTACATCGTCTGCAATCCCGTCACCCAGAGATGGTTAGAGCTGCCCCCTCACCCTACGCCCGATGAACCGGATTGCATCAGCATCGTCCGTTTGGCTTTCAACCCGGCGGTCTCGTCCCATTTCCATGTTTTCCAGTTTGAAGAGACAGATAAGGAAATGCACATCACAGGAGTGAACATCTACTCGTCACAAAGAGGAGCCTGGAATCATAGGGACAGCGTGTGGGATGCGCGTACTGTCCTGCCTTTCACAACTAGAAGCGTCTTTCTGAATGGCATGCTGCACTTGATCACCGCTGAGCCTGCGCTGGTAACGGTGGACACAGAGGGGAAGTCGTGGGGCACTATTCATATGCCACACAGTCTGTATTTCGGTTTCATTGGATTGTCGCGGGGTTTCTTGCATTATGTCACTATGACCCCAGATTCCAAGATATCAATCTTGTGTCTTGAGGATTATGACAGTAAAGAATGGGTCCTGAAGCTTACTGTCCGCACTGAAGAGCTGTTTGGAGGGACTGAACAGGCAGACAGCATGATTGCGATTCATCCATATGGTGAtattattttcctttcttcaaGGGACACTGGTACACTGGCATCATATGATATACGCCGACAGGAATTTCATCGTATCTGTAATCTAGAGGAAGGCTTTACAGGTCCATATCTGCCCTATGTTCCTCTGTTTACAAAGTCAGTAGTAGATGTGGACTAG